Proteins encoded by one window of Chryseobacterium aquaeductus:
- a CDS encoding DapH/DapD/GlmU-related protein, translating into MKNSVITPMFNAEKNVNITTSGTLIINKSTIVLANTFITDIDHHYQKIGIPILDQKIIVKKTEIGENCFIGMGVAIQTGTILGNQCIVGSNSVVRGVFPDYSVIVGCSC; encoded by the coding sequence ATGAAAAATTCAGTAATAACTCCGATGTTCAATGCAGAGAAAAATGTAAATATTACGACAAGCGGCACTTTGATTATTAATAAATCAACCATTGTTTTAGCTAACACCTTTATTACGGATATTGATCATCACTATCAGAAAATAGGAATTCCTATTCTTGACCAGAAAATCATAGTTAAGAAAACAGAAATTGGAGAAAATTGTTTTATTGGAATGGGTGTTGCAATCCAAACAGGGACAATATTAGGAAATCAATGTATAGTGGGGTCAAATTCTGTTGTGAGAGGTGTTTTTCCTGATTATTCAGTGATCGTCGGTTGCTCCTGCTAA